From the genome of Candidatus Omnitrophota bacterium:
TGCCTTAAATTGCCCGCTTGTATCTTTATTTAGAAAATCTGATTTTCTATGAATCGTATCCAAAAAAGCCTCACTGTAAAAAATTGTCTCTGTTTTGTTCTTAGCTTATCATTGCTAGGCTGTATTAGCAGCGAGTATAATGTTGGGACCCAATCCCAGGACCTCTATTTTTTTTCTACTGAACGGGAGGTAGCTATGGGTAGGAACATTGCTAAGAAAATTTCCGAGGAATTTAAGATTTCTAAAAATCCCCTAGATATCAAAAGGCTCCAGAACATTGCTTCAAAAATAACCGAATACACTGACCGTAAAGAAATAAGCTATTATTTCTATATTATTGAAGAGGATGATAAAGCTAAAAGTCAAATTAACGCCTTTGCTCTTCCCGGTGGCTATGTTTATGTATTTAAAGAGCTTTTTGATTTATTAGATGATGATCAGCTTGCTTTTGTCTTAGGCCATGAGATCGCCCATATTGTGAGTCGCCACAGCATAAAAAGGCTTCAGGCAGCCATGGGCTATAATCTTTTAGTCGTTGCCTCAGCTGGGGCAACCCGAAACGCTAGGTTTACTCAAGGGCTTTCTTTTGCTTTAGCTCAGATCTTAACCGGCTATTCCCGAGACGATGAGCTTAATGCCGACGAGGTGGCAGTTAAATATTGTCGATTGGCCGGATTTAATCCAATTGCCGGGATAGAGGTTCAAGAGAAGCTTTATCAAGAAAACAAAAAGAAAATCAGGCCACTTTCTTATTTTAAAACCCATCCTTATACCGATCAAAGAATCCGCCGAATTAAGGAAGTTTTACGTCTACCTCTAGGCGTAGATGATTACATTAACTATTAACAATATAGTTAATTAAACCTCAAAAATATTTATTTTTTAAAAGAATTCTTTCATTAGTAAACAAAATGAAAGGTTGACTGTGTTGAAGATAGAGTGAAAGAGAAAACAAGGGTAAATGTTTTGCGATTTTTCATAGAGATAGCAAAGAGCCATACTGAGGATGAAAATAGGCAGGACGCTATAAGGGGTTCGGTGTAAGAGCGAGAAGAACAGTGAAACAACCATTGCTGAGCCTAAGAAGTTAAATCGGCTGCGTACTAATTTATAGATAAATCCGCGAAAAAATAACTCTTCAGCTAAAGGGCCCAAGGCAATTACTTGTAAAACCAGCAAGGAAATCGAAGTTTTATTTTTCAGTAAGAATAAAAGTTCGATTGCTGGATTAAGCGAGTCCTTAAAACCCAATTTATTGGCTACGAAACCATTAACCAGAGCTGAAACTATAAGAATAGGTAAGACAGCGCTATAGGTACTTAAGGCAAAGATGGTGTATTTTTTATCAAAAGCTAAGCCCAAATTTTTAATTTTTAAATATTTCCAGACTAACAAGATTACTGTTATTTGCAGCAACATATTTATTGAGATCAGAAAATCAAGCGATAATTTCCATTGGAGTTTATAGAGGAGAGTAGGAACGATATAGCTAAAACATAGGCAGGCGGATATTAAGAATAAAAGTTGGCTTGCTTTTTCTTCTGATAAGTTAAACGGTTTTTGTTTCTCTTGAATTGAAGCCAGAGCCTTCTTTTTGATTTTTCGGACAGTTAAGATAGCTAGTTGAATTATTCCGATGAGAATAATATTTAAGTAGAGGAGACCAAAAATAACCAAGAGGATCATGGCCGAGTTTAAAACAAATTTTGCTTTATTAAGCTCAAAGGGAAAACTTACCTCTGAATTAGAGATTGGAGTGATACTTGCTTCAATAAGAAGTATTGCTAGTATGCAAACTATGATGAAGAGGATGTATTGGTTTCGTTTTGACATTTTTATATTGGCGGAGAGGCTGGGATTTGAACCCAGGGCCCCACTGTTAAGCGAGGCATCCGATTTCGAATCGGACGCTTTAAACCGGACTCAGCCACCTCTCCATAAATTATGCGGAAGGGGGGAGTTGAACCCCCATGGAGTTACCCACATGAATCTGAATCATGCGCGTCTGCCAATTCCGCCACTTCCGCGTAAGCTTTTTTAGGCCTTGACCGATTA
Proteins encoded in this window:
- a CDS encoding M48 family metalloprotease, with the translated sequence MGRNIAKKISEEFKISKNPLDIKRLQNIASKITEYTDRKEISYYFYIIEEDDKAKSQINAFALPGGYVYVFKELFDLLDDDQLAFVLGHEIAHIVSRHSIKRLQAAMGYNLLVVASAGATRNARFTQGLSFALAQILTGYSRDDELNADEVAVKYCRLAGFNPIAGIEVQEKLYQENKKKIRPLSYFKTHPYTDQRIRRIKEVLRLPLGVDDYINY
- a CDS encoding CPBP family intramembrane metalloprotease gives rise to the protein MSKRNQYILFIIVCILAILLIEASITPISNSEVSFPFELNKAKFVLNSAMILLVIFGLLYLNIILIGIIQLAILTVRKIKKKALASIQEKQKPFNLSEEKASQLLFLISACLCFSYIVPTLLYKLQWKLSLDFLISINMLLQITVILLVWKYLKIKNLGLAFDKKYTIFALSTYSAVLPILIVSALVNGFVANKLGFKDSLNPAIELLFLLKNKTSISLLVLQVIALGPLAEELFFRGFIYKLVRSRFNFLGSAMVVSLFFSLLHRTPYSVLPIFILSMALCYLYEKSQNIYPCFLFHSIFNTVNLSFCLLMKEFF